The DNA segment GCGCCGAGCGCCGCGCCGAACGCCCCGCCCGCGAACGCGGCGATGAGCAGTTCGAGCGCCCAGAGGTCCGCGAGCGCCATCAGCTCTCACCCTCGTCGCGGGCCCAGTCGCGCGAGCGTTCGACCGCCTCGGCCCAGCGGTCGTACATCTCGTCGGCCTCCGCGGGGGCCATCTCGGGTTCGAACTCGCGGTCGACCCGCCAGTTGTTCCGGAGTTCCTCGGGGTCGTCCCAGTAGCCGACGGCGAGTCCGGCGGCGTAGGCCGACCCGAGCGCGGTCGTCTCGTCGACCTCCGGCCGGGCGATCTCGGTGCCGATGATGTCGGCCTGAAGCTGACAGAGGAAGTTGTTCTTGACCGCGCCGCCGTCGACTTTCAGGCTCTCTATCTCGATGTCGCTGTCGGCGACCATCGCCTCGGCCACGTCGCGGGTCTGGTAGGCGATGGATTCGAGGGTCGCGCGCACGACGTGTTCGCGCCGGGTGCCGCGGGTCATCCCGACGATGGTGCCGCGAGCGCGCTGGTCCCAGTGGGGCGCGCCGAGGCCGGTGAACGCCGGGACGACGTAGACGCCGTCGGTCGAGTCGACGCTCCGGGCCAGCCCCTCGGTTTCGCCGGCGTCGTCGATGAGCGTCATGTCCTCGAGCCACTCGATGGCCGCGCCCGTGACGAAGATTGCGCCTTCGAGGGCGTACTGGACGGGTTCGCCCGACCGCTGGAAACCGACGGTGGTGAGCAACCCGTGGTCGCTGTCGACGGCCTCGTTGCCCGTGTTCATCAGGAAGAACGACCCGGTGCCGTAGGTGTTCTTGGCGTCGCCGGCGTCGAAGCAGGTCTGGCCGAACAGCGCGGCCTGCTGGTCGCCGAGCGCGCCCGCGACCGGAATCTCGGCGCCGAGGAAGCCCTCGGAGTCGGTGGTGCCGTAGTAGTTTTCGTCGCTGGACGGTCGTACTTCGGGCAGGCACGCCTCGGGGA comes from the Halorussus vallis genome and includes:
- the glpK gene encoding glycerol kinase GlpK, which translates into the protein MTNETYVGAIDQGTTGTRFMVFDHDGTVVANAYEKHEQIYPEPGWVEHDPLEIWDNTETVVQSALAKADISADQLAALGVTNQRETTMFWDADTGKPVHNAIVWQDRRTTDRVEQLEESGKVEEIREKTGLEADAYFSATKAEWLLENADPIKTQRARPADLEERAADGDILFGTIDSWVIYNLTGEHVTDVTNASRTMLFNIHEMDWDDELLAEFGVPEACLPEVRPSSDENYYGTTDSEGFLGAEIPVAGALGDQQAALFGQTCFDAGDAKNTYGTGSFFLMNTGNEAVDSDHGLLTTVGFQRSGEPVQYALEGAIFVTGAAIEWLEDMTLIDDAGETEGLARSVDSTDGVYVVPAFTGLGAPHWDQRARGTIVGMTRGTRREHVVRATLESIAYQTRDVAEAMVADSDIEIESLKVDGGAVKNNFLCQLQADIIGTEIARPEVDETTALGSAYAAGLAVGYWDDPEELRNNWRVDREFEPEMAPAEADEMYDRWAEAVERSRDWARDEGES